Proteins encoded in a region of the Geobacillus genomosp. 3 genome:
- the pucB gene encoding xanthine dehydrogenase accessory protein PucB, with amino-acid sequence MKADTIAAIYLAAGQSRRMGADKRALPWGGETLGAAGLKAALRSCLAPVIVVIPPADTLAWLPDELRKHRTCRFVRCTAHRRGQAHSLACGVRRVLAEGADAAAVLLADQPFVTPDTLDVLAALYRRHRPDYAAFSRFGVPMPPVIFGSQMFPALLALDGDAGGRTLFRDPRWHGLLYEGNESTGIDIDTKDDYERAVIYREEKEGHSRGRR; translated from the coding sequence ATGAAGGCCGACACGATCGCCGCCATTTATTTAGCGGCCGGACAAAGCCGGCGGATGGGGGCCGATAAACGCGCCCTGCCGTGGGGAGGGGAGACGCTTGGCGCCGCCGGCCTGAAAGCGGCGCTTCGCTCCTGTCTGGCGCCTGTCATCGTCGTCATCCCCCCGGCCGATACGCTCGCCTGGCTTCCAGATGAACTTCGGAAGCACCGAACGTGCCGCTTCGTCCGCTGTACAGCCCATCGCCGCGGCCAGGCGCATTCACTGGCCTGCGGCGTGCGCCGAGTGCTGGCGGAAGGAGCGGACGCCGCCGCTGTATTATTGGCCGATCAGCCGTTTGTGACGCCGGACACGCTCGATGTCCTTGCCGCCCTTTATCGCCGGCATCGTCCCGATTACGCCGCCTTTTCCCGCTTCGGTGTGCCGATGCCCCCGGTCATTTTTGGAAGCCAAATGTTTCCCGCCCTCTTGGCGCTTGACGGCGATGCAGGCGGGCGCACGCTCTTTCGCGACCCCCGCTGGCATGGCCTTTTGTACGAAGGCAATGAGTCAACCGGCATTGACATCGACACAAAAGACGACTATGAGCGCGCCGTCATCTATCGAGAAGAAAAGGAGGGACACTCCCGTGGCCGTCGGTAA
- the hutP gene encoding hut operon transcriptional regulator HutP, with the protein METRQARIGRLALLLAMLDEGEEGPVLNQLEALSWRYCQGRVGAMEPQKIVAAVETAAKRHGVVDGGLYREMHALYHAILEAVHGVTRGQVQLGDLLRTAGLRFAVVRGMPYEQPKEGEWIAVALYGTIGAPVRGLEHEAVGLGINHI; encoded by the coding sequence ATGGAAACACGACAAGCGCGCATCGGCCGGTTGGCATTGCTGCTGGCGATGCTGGACGAGGGGGAGGAAGGCCCGGTCCTCAACCAGCTTGAGGCGCTTTCATGGCGCTATTGTCAAGGGCGGGTCGGGGCGATGGAGCCGCAAAAAATCGTCGCGGCGGTCGAGACGGCGGCGAAGCGGCATGGAGTGGTTGACGGTGGCTTGTACCGTGAGATGCACGCCTTATACCATGCGATTTTAGAGGCAGTGCATGGCGTGACGAGGGGACAGGTACAGTTGGGAGATTTATTGAGAACCGCCGGCCTTCGTTTCGCCGTTGTGCGCGGCATGCCGTATGAACAGCCGAAAGAAGGGGAATGGATTGCCGTCGCCTTGTACGGAACGATCGGCGCTCCGGTGCGCGGGCTCGAGCATGAGGCGGTCGGGCTCGGAATCAACCATATATAG
- a CDS encoding FAD binding domain-containing protein: MIPFDFAYYRPSSIAEAAALFAALEQEGKRPLYYGGGTEIITLSRFGLVSTAAVIDVKHIPECRTLEISGDSLVLGAALSLTELEEANPFPLLTKAAKEVADRTARNQITLGGNICGQIFYRETVLPLLVAEADVVIAGSDGVRQHRFHELFHRQLRLGRGEFVVQLKVDRTAAALPHFHRKRRKQGEVGYPLVTIAALKNGETIRAAFSGVCPFPFRSAEVEAHLNDRSRPIAERIQEAISAFPRPILHDIEGSADYRLFVAAQLLEDALRQLGETM, from the coding sequence ATGATTCCGTTTGATTTTGCTTACTACCGGCCATCATCGATCGCCGAAGCCGCAGCGTTGTTTGCCGCGCTCGAGCAGGAAGGAAAACGGCCGCTTTATTACGGCGGCGGCACGGAAATCATCACCTTATCCCGTTTCGGCCTCGTCTCGACTGCAGCCGTCATTGACGTCAAACACATCCCCGAATGCCGGACGCTTGAAATAAGCGGCGATTCGCTCGTGCTCGGAGCGGCGCTGTCGCTCACCGAGCTCGAGGAAGCGAACCCGTTTCCGCTGCTGACGAAAGCGGCCAAAGAAGTCGCTGACCGGACGGCGCGCAACCAAATTACGCTTGGCGGCAACATTTGCGGGCAAATTTTTTACCGCGAAACGGTGCTGCCGCTGCTCGTTGCCGAAGCGGATGTCGTCATCGCCGGTTCGGATGGCGTCCGGCAACACCGCTTCCATGAGTTGTTTCACCGGCAGCTCCGGCTCGGCCGCGGCGAATTTGTCGTCCAGCTCAAAGTCGACCGGACCGCCGCCGCCCTGCCCCATTTCCATCGCAAGCGCCGCAAGCAAGGGGAAGTCGGCTACCCGCTCGTCACGATCGCGGCGCTGAAAAACGGCGAAACAATTCGCGCCGCCTTCAGCGGCGTCTGCCCATTTCCGTTTCGTTCTGCGGAAGTCGAGGCGCATCTTAACGACCGGAGCCGCCCCATCGCCGAACGGATTCAGGAGGCGATCAGCGCGTTTCCGCGCCCGATTTTGCATGATATTGAAGGCTCGGCAGACTACCGGCTGTTTGTCGCCGCCCAGCTGCTTGAAGACGCGCTTCGTCAGTTAGGGGAAACTATGTAG
- a CDS encoding xanthine dehydrogenase family protein molybdopterin-binding subunit → MAVGKSIIRKEAWDKVTGRAKYTNDFKEQGMLHAALVTSPYAHARIVSVETHQALAAPGVRAVLTGEGLPLTGEDMRDRPPIAFNKVRYYGEVVAVVVADTLFQAEQAARLVRVAYEPLPAVGSPREALKEGAPLLHEHLERYEKNKTTYPEPGTNVAHRTKIRKGHIEQGFAESDVVIETSVSFTPSDHAAMETRCATAEIWPDGTIHISASSQSPFMIKKLLHTYFGEETGNVIVHTPLVGGAYGGKAPVQLELLAYLASKAVGGRKVSVWNNRECDMVTSPVHIGLEATVKIGATKDGLLKAMEIVFLFDGGAYSDKAIDVSRAAAVDCTGPYHVEHVVCDSLCVYTNRPYATPFRSFGHCEQAFAIERAIDELAKALQLDPWEVRRKNTIRPGHTTPTQVRLTKSNVGDMAACLDRLRELMRWDEWQRIELDAYTVRAKGISGGWKTSTIDTDASSGVILTFNSDGSVNVISGVVEIGTGTKTVLAQIVAERLKMDVDQVHVKMDIDTQTTPEHWKTVASRGTFMAGRAALAAADDAIRQLKEIAACVLRAAPDDLEVGFGRVFLRDDPAIFIPVKDIAYGYKFPNGNAIGGQVIGRGHYILRHLTPLDPETGAGKPGPEWGVCAEGVEVEFNRRDYTYRIVKAYAVIDAGKVLNPKAALGQAMGAMSLGLSFASREGFLFDHEQRVLNSQLRTYRPIRFGEHPEYIVEFVETPQIDAPYGARGIGEHGLIGMPAALANALSLAASVPLNELPLVPELIWRRQKGGGHDSV, encoded by the coding sequence GTGGCCGTCGGTAAAAGCATCATCCGCAAAGAAGCATGGGATAAGGTGACCGGCCGGGCAAAGTATACGAACGATTTTAAAGAACAAGGAATGCTTCACGCCGCCTTGGTGACAAGCCCGTACGCCCATGCGCGCATCGTCTCGGTGGAAACGCACCAAGCGCTCGCCGCCCCCGGCGTCCGCGCCGTGCTGACCGGCGAGGGGCTGCCGCTCACCGGCGAAGATATGCGCGACCGCCCGCCGATCGCTTTCAACAAAGTACGCTACTATGGAGAGGTCGTGGCTGTCGTCGTCGCGGATACGCTCTTCCAAGCTGAACAGGCGGCCCGCCTCGTCCGCGTCGCCTACGAGCCGCTTCCGGCGGTCGGCTCGCCGCGCGAGGCGCTGAAAGAAGGCGCTCCGCTATTGCATGAACATCTTGAACGTTATGAAAAAAACAAAACAACCTACCCGGAGCCCGGCACGAACGTCGCCCATCGGACGAAAATCCGCAAAGGCCATATTGAGCAAGGGTTTGCTGAAAGCGACGTCGTCATCGAAACGAGCGTATCGTTCACGCCGTCTGACCATGCCGCCATGGAGACGCGCTGCGCGACCGCCGAAATTTGGCCGGACGGCACGATCCATATCTCCGCCTCTTCGCAGTCGCCGTTTATGATCAAAAAACTGCTCCATACGTACTTTGGCGAAGAAACCGGCAACGTCATCGTCCATACGCCGCTTGTCGGCGGCGCTTACGGCGGGAAAGCCCCCGTGCAGTTGGAACTGCTTGCCTACCTTGCTTCAAAAGCGGTCGGCGGCCGGAAAGTGAGCGTCTGGAACAACCGGGAATGCGACATGGTCACCTCTCCCGTCCATATCGGCCTTGAGGCGACCGTCAAAATCGGTGCCACGAAAGACGGTCTCTTGAAGGCGATGGAAATCGTATTTCTATTTGACGGCGGCGCCTATTCCGACAAGGCGATCGATGTGAGCCGCGCCGCCGCGGTCGATTGCACCGGCCCGTACCATGTCGAACACGTCGTTTGCGACTCGCTTTGCGTCTATACGAACCGCCCGTACGCGACGCCGTTTCGCAGTTTCGGCCATTGCGAGCAGGCATTTGCCATCGAACGGGCCATTGATGAATTGGCGAAGGCGCTTCAACTTGACCCATGGGAAGTGCGGCGCAAAAACACCATTCGCCCAGGGCATACGACTCCAACACAAGTGCGGCTCACGAAAAGCAATGTCGGCGACATGGCCGCCTGCCTCGACCGCCTGCGCGAGCTGATGCGCTGGGACGAATGGCAGCGCATCGAACTTGACGCCTATACCGTACGGGCAAAAGGCATCAGCGGCGGCTGGAAAACGTCCACCATCGATACAGACGCCAGCTCCGGCGTCATCTTAACGTTTAACTCCGACGGCAGCGTCAACGTCATCTCCGGCGTCGTCGAAATTGGCACGGGCACGAAAACAGTGCTTGCGCAAATCGTCGCCGAACGGCTGAAGATGGATGTCGATCAAGTTCATGTCAAAATGGACATCGATACGCAGACGACGCCGGAACATTGGAAAACGGTCGCCAGCCGCGGGACGTTTATGGCCGGACGTGCGGCGCTCGCCGCCGCCGATGACGCCATCCGCCAGTTGAAAGAGATCGCCGCCTGCGTGCTGCGGGCCGCGCCGGACGATTTGGAAGTCGGGTTCGGACGCGTCTTTTTGCGCGACGATCCGGCCATCTTCATCCCGGTCAAAGACATTGCCTACGGCTACAAGTTCCCGAACGGCAACGCCATCGGCGGGCAAGTGATCGGGCGCGGCCATTACATTTTGCGCCACTTGACCCCGCTCGACCCCGAGACCGGCGCCGGCAAGCCGGGGCCGGAATGGGGCGTCTGCGCGGAAGGAGTCGAAGTGGAGTTCAACCGACGCGACTACACGTACCGCATTGTGAAGGCGTATGCGGTCATTGACGCCGGCAAAGTGCTCAACCCAAAAGCAGCGCTCGGCCAGGCGATGGGGGCGATGAGCTTGGGGCTCAGCTTTGCGAGCCGCGAAGGGTTTCTTTTTGACCACGAACAGCGTGTGTTAAACTCGCAGCTGCGCACATACCGGCCGATCCGCTTTGGCGAACATCCGGAGTACATCGTAGAGTTTGTCGAAACGCCGCAAATCGATGCCCCCTACGGTGCGCGCGGCATCGGCGAACACGGCTTGATCGGCATGCCCGCCGCTTTGGCCAACGCTTTGTCGCTCGCTGCCAGCGTGCCGCTCAATGAACTGCCGCTTGTGCCGGAGCTCATTTGGCGGAGGCAGAAAGGAGGTGGCCATGATTCCGTTTGA
- a CDS encoding molybdopterin oxidoreductase family protein, which yields MAWETPREDMSVYTQGEIDKWVYSTCGICSNGCGCYIAVKDNRIVGIKGNVRYPVNRGRLGPKGENQWWANNSLDRLTRPLIRNRSGTLVPASWDDALSLLVDKTRELLSAHGPDSIAVYHSGQLYLEEYYTISKITRAGLRTHHVDANTRLCTATAEWSLIQSFGADGPPACLDDLDITDVIVFIGRNSNETNTVLWERVLDARRKRGTKLIEIDPRLDISQKMADLSLRPRSGTNVAVLNGLIHLLIANGWIDRDYIRRCTVGYEQLEQTAARYTPDVVERITGVPERDLRTCAEWIGTSKTTVTVLLQGVYQSMDATAAASLVNSMHLIMGKIGKPGSGPFQHAGQPSSMSNREVGGAGFYPGYRNDENPKHLQEIADLWNVDVETLPVGPQTHVMEMLRLIEEGRIQLFWVIATNPAVSLPNRRRVIELLKRVFLVVQDPFFNETAELADLVLPVALWGEKEGTMTNLERRVNVLRKAVDPPFGLPSDLELLIEFSRRMGFRDRSGRPLIAYRTPEEAFHEWRLVSKGRPCDMSGMTYEKIERLGGIQWPCNEQSPEGKKRLYTDNVFPTGVDEAESYGRDMQTGRARTREEFAAIGANGRAILYGIDWSPPLEWPDRDYPFWLNTGRNVFHWHTRTKTGRAPLLQMSAPNGYAEIHPDDAARLQIRTGDWVRVSSRRGEAIVRARLTDSVLPGMVFLPFHYGSLLEQEAANELTLDTWDQVSKQPHFKNGVCKVEKWLGNERDAHV from the coding sequence ATGGCATGGGAGACGCCGCGCGAAGATATGAGCGTATATACGCAAGGCGAAATCGACAAATGGGTGTATTCCACTTGCGGCATTTGCTCAAACGGTTGCGGCTGCTACATCGCGGTGAAAGACAACCGCATCGTCGGCATTAAAGGCAATGTCCGCTATCCGGTCAACCGCGGCCGTCTTGGGCCGAAAGGGGAGAACCAATGGTGGGCGAACAACAGCCTGGACCGATTGACGCGGCCGCTCATCCGCAACCGAAGCGGGACGCTCGTGCCGGCGAGCTGGGATGATGCCCTTTCGCTGCTTGTTGACAAAACGAGGGAGCTGCTGTCTGCCCATGGGCCGGACAGCATCGCCGTTTACCATAGCGGCCAGCTGTATTTAGAAGAGTATTACACGATTTCAAAAATCACCCGCGCCGGCTTGCGCACCCACCATGTTGACGCCAACACAAGACTGTGCACGGCGACCGCCGAATGGTCGCTCATCCAAAGCTTCGGCGCCGACGGCCCTCCCGCCTGCCTTGACGATTTGGACATCACGGATGTGATCGTATTTATCGGCCGCAACTCGAACGAAACGAATACCGTCCTTTGGGAGCGGGTGCTCGATGCCCGCCGAAAACGCGGCACAAAACTCATTGAAATCGACCCGCGCCTTGACATCAGCCAAAAAATGGCCGATCTGTCGCTCCGGCCAAGAAGCGGCACGAACGTCGCCGTCTTAAACGGATTGATCCATTTGCTGATCGCCAACGGCTGGATCGACCGTGACTATATCCGCCGCTGCACGGTCGGGTACGAACAGCTGGAACAAACCGCCGCCCGCTATACGCCCGATGTTGTCGAACGGATCACCGGTGTGCCGGAGCGCGATTTGCGGACGTGCGCCGAGTGGATCGGCACGTCGAAAACGACGGTCACCGTGCTGCTGCAAGGTGTCTATCAAAGCATGGACGCCACGGCGGCCGCCTCGCTCGTCAATTCGATGCACTTAATCATGGGCAAAATCGGCAAGCCCGGATCGGGGCCGTTTCAACACGCCGGCCAGCCGAGTTCGATGTCCAACCGTGAAGTCGGCGGCGCTGGCTTTTACCCCGGATATCGGAACGATGAAAACCCGAAGCATTTGCAAGAGATCGCCGATCTGTGGAATGTCGATGTTGAAACGCTGCCGGTCGGCCCGCAGACACATGTGATGGAAATGCTTCGCCTCATCGAAGAAGGGCGCATTCAGCTGTTTTGGGTGATCGCCACCAATCCGGCCGTCTCGCTGCCGAACCGCCGGCGGGTGATCGAACTGTTAAAACGGGTGTTTCTTGTCGTTCAAGATCCGTTTTTCAACGAAACAGCCGAATTGGCGGATCTCGTCCTCCCGGTCGCTTTATGGGGCGAAAAGGAAGGCACGATGACGAATTTAGAGCGGCGCGTCAATGTGCTCCGCAAGGCGGTCGACCCGCCGTTCGGCTTGCCGTCCGATTTGGAGCTGCTGATTGAGTTTTCCCGGCGCATGGGCTTTCGCGACCGAAGCGGCCGGCCGCTCATTGCCTACCGGACGCCGGAGGAAGCGTTTCATGAGTGGCGCCTCGTCTCAAAAGGGCGCCCATGCGACATGTCCGGCATGACGTACGAAAAAATAGAACGGCTCGGCGGCATCCAATGGCCGTGCAACGAACAATCCCCGGAAGGAAAAAAACGGCTGTACACCGACAACGTGTTTCCGACCGGCGTCGATGAAGCGGAATCATACGGACGCGACATGCAGACAGGACGGGCGCGGACGCGTGAAGAGTTCGCCGCCATTGGCGCCAACGGGCGCGCCATTTTATACGGAATCGACTGGTCGCCGCCGCTTGAATGGCCGGACCGCGACTACCCGTTTTGGCTCAACACCGGACGCAACGTCTTTCATTGGCATACGCGCACGAAAACGGGGCGGGCTCCGCTCTTGCAAATGTCGGCGCCAAACGGATATGCCGAAATCCATCCGGATGATGCCGCCCGTTTGCAGATCCGCACGGGCGATTGGGTGCGCGTCTCAAGCCGGCGCGGGGAAGCGATCGTCCGCGCCCGCCTGACCGACTCAGTGCTGCCAGGGATGGTGTTTCTCCCGTTCCATTACGGCTCGCTGCTCGAGCAAGAAGCGGCGAACGAACTGACGCTTGATACATGGGATCAAGTGTCAAAGCAGCCGCATTTCAAAAACGGCGTTTGCAAAGTGGAAAAATGGCTTGGAAATGAGCGTGATGCCCATGTCTAA
- a CDS encoding SPFH domain-containing protein, whose translation MREQEAWRMDGFIGIGCIVLFVMAGFVVLIQVQLLLAVFCFALAALLATGITIVQPNQAKVLTFFGRYFGTIRDSGLFFTVPLTVRKKVSLRVRNFTSNKLKVNDVQGNPIEIAAVVVFRVVDSAKAVFDVDDYEQFVEIQSEAAIRHVATKYPYDTFEDDNEITLRGNADIISDVLAAELQERLRVSGVEVMEARLTHLAYSPEIAGAMLQRQQAAAILAARKKIVEGAVSMAQMAIEQLDKENILELDDERKAAMVNNLMVAIVSERATQPVINTGSLY comes from the coding sequence ATGAGAGAACAAGAAGCATGGCGCATGGATGGATTTATCGGCATCGGATGCATCGTCCTTTTCGTTATGGCTGGTTTTGTCGTCCTCATTCAAGTGCAGCTCTTATTGGCCGTTTTCTGCTTCGCCCTTGCCGCCCTCTTGGCGACTGGCATCACGATCGTTCAGCCGAATCAAGCGAAAGTGCTCACCTTTTTCGGCCGCTATTTCGGCACGATTCGCGACAGCGGGCTGTTTTTCACCGTACCGCTCACCGTTCGAAAGAAAGTATCGCTGCGCGTGCGAAACTTCACGAGCAACAAGTTGAAAGTGAACGATGTTCAAGGCAATCCAATTGAAATCGCCGCCGTCGTCGTCTTCCGCGTCGTTGATTCAGCCAAGGCGGTGTTTGACGTTGATGATTATGAACAATTTGTCGAGATTCAAAGCGAAGCGGCCATCCGCCATGTAGCGACGAAATATCCGTACGACACGTTTGAAGACGACAACGAGATTACGTTGCGCGGCAACGCTGATATTATTTCCGATGTTCTCGCTGCTGAACTGCAGGAACGATTGCGTGTCTCCGGAGTCGAGGTGATGGAAGCGCGCCTCACTCACTTGGCCTACTCGCCGGAAATCGCGGGTGCCATGTTGCAACGCCAACAAGCCGCCGCCATTTTGGCCGCCCGGAAAAAAATCGTCGAAGGCGCCGTCTCGATGGCGCAAATGGCGATTGAACAACTTGACAAAGAAAACATTTTAGAGTTAGATGATGAACGAAAGGCCGCAATGGTCAACAACTTGATGGTGGCGATCGTCTCCGAACGCGCCACCCAGCCGGTGATCAATACCGGCAGTCTATACTGA
- a CDS encoding XdhC family protein codes for MESYHAVLEAIAAAPGDGVLAMIINVEGSAYQKEGTCMWIGANGETVGLLSGGCLEEAVAACVRDALASREAAAVSFDLRNEDDLTWGQGAGCNGLVRVWLEPVTDGTKPLWLALKRALDRGEHVLMARSLSNRHEPPFFQSETGERFGSGRMPRPEWTEWLRDAPLFRGWNGSYEADGEEFYVQHFWPKPRLVMFGAGPDAPPLAAAAKAAGFSVTVSDWRPAFCQKAHVPDADRWVVGFPHETVPALRLNERDFVIVMTHQFERDRELVSLLADKPLAYLGVLGPRRRTDRLFPSGSAPPFVRSPVGLSIGARSPHEIAISITAELISVLRGHGTEADR; via the coding sequence ATGGAGAGTTACCATGCTGTGCTCGAAGCGATCGCCGCCGCGCCGGGCGATGGCGTGTTGGCCATGATCATCAATGTGGAAGGATCCGCGTACCAAAAAGAAGGAACATGCATGTGGATTGGCGCAAACGGGGAAACGGTCGGGCTGCTGAGCGGCGGATGCCTGGAAGAAGCGGTGGCGGCCTGCGTCCGCGACGCATTGGCGAGCCGCGAAGCAGCCGCGGTGTCGTTTGATTTGCGGAATGAGGACGATTTGACGTGGGGGCAGGGCGCCGGATGCAACGGCCTCGTCCGCGTTTGGCTTGAGCCGGTGACGGACGGGACAAAACCGCTCTGGCTGGCGCTCAAGCGTGCTCTTGACCGCGGCGAACATGTTCTGATGGCCCGCAGCCTTTCAAACCGACACGAACCGCCGTTTTTCCAAAGCGAAACCGGAGAGCGCTTTGGCAGCGGCCGGATGCCGAGGCCGGAATGGACGGAGTGGCTTCGCGATGCGCCGCTTTTCAGGGGATGGAATGGATCGTATGAGGCGGATGGGGAGGAGTTTTACGTTCAGCACTTTTGGCCGAAGCCGCGCCTCGTCATGTTCGGCGCCGGGCCGGACGCCCCGCCGCTGGCGGCGGCGGCGAAAGCGGCCGGGTTTTCTGTCACCGTCAGCGACTGGCGGCCGGCGTTTTGTCAGAAGGCGCACGTGCCGGACGCCGATAGATGGGTCGTCGGCTTCCCGCACGAAACCGTGCCGGCGCTTCGCTTGAATGAGCGCGACTTTGTCATCGTGATGACCCACCAATTTGAACGCGATCGTGAACTCGTCTCGTTGCTGGCTGACAAACCGCTCGCCTACCTTGGCGTGCTCGGCCCGCGGCGGCGCACCGACCGCCTCTTTCCTTCCGGCTCCGCCCCGCCGTTTGTCCGTTCGCCGGTTGGGCTGTCCATCGGCGCGCGCAGCCCGCATGAAATCGCCATCAGCATCACCGCCGAGCTGATCAGCGTGTTGCGCGGGCATGGAACGGAGGCCGACCGATGA
- the hutH gene encoding histidine ammonia-lyase, with protein MVVLTGQTLTLDEVRRVVYQFEPVAAAEESMQRVRQSRAVVEEAIASGRTIYGVNTGFGKLADVRIDGSSLEQLQMNLLRSHACAVGALFAEEVVRAMLLLRANALLKGYSGVRPAVIEQLLSFLNAGIHPIVPQQGSLGASGDLAPLAHLALALVGEGDVMYQGRRLPAAQALSQAGIPPLFLREKEGLALINGTQAMTAVGALACLEAQQLAYDSEWIASMTIEALYGIIDAFDARIHEARGFPEQAEVAERMRRYLAGSQLATRQGERRVQDAYSIRCIPQVHGASLRALRYVNETLEIEMNAATDNPLIFADGAVLSGGNFHGQPVALAMDLLKIAAAELANISERRIERLVNPQLNEGLPPFLSPEPGLQSGAMIMQYAAASLVSENKTLAHPASVDSIPSSANQEDHVSMGTTAARHAYMIVQNARKVLAIELICALQAVERRGIERMAPSTRRFYQEARRLVPSIAADRMFSADIEAADAWLKNRATCSGRRIKE; from the coding sequence ATGGTCGTATTAACAGGCCAGACGTTGACGCTTGATGAAGTGAGACGCGTCGTCTATCAGTTCGAGCCGGTGGCGGCGGCTGAAGAGAGCATGCAGCGAGTCCGGCAAAGCAGGGCCGTTGTAGAGGAGGCGATCGCCAGCGGCCGGACGATTTATGGCGTGAATACGGGTTTTGGCAAGCTCGCTGATGTGCGCATTGATGGAAGCAGCCTCGAGCAGCTGCAAATGAATCTTCTCCGCTCGCACGCCTGCGCGGTCGGCGCGCTGTTTGCCGAAGAGGTGGTGCGGGCGATGCTTCTCTTGCGGGCCAACGCGTTGTTAAAAGGGTATTCGGGCGTGCGTCCAGCGGTCATTGAGCAGCTGCTCTCGTTTTTGAACGCCGGCATCCACCCGATCGTGCCGCAGCAAGGGTCCCTCGGCGCGAGCGGCGATTTGGCGCCGCTTGCCCATTTGGCGTTGGCGTTGGTCGGCGAAGGAGATGTGATGTACCAAGGACGGCGGCTGCCTGCCGCCCAAGCGCTTTCACAGGCGGGGATCCCGCCGCTTTTCCTTCGAGAAAAAGAAGGGTTGGCGCTTATTAACGGCACGCAGGCGATGACAGCGGTCGGGGCGCTCGCCTGCTTGGAAGCCCAACAGCTTGCGTATGACAGCGAATGGATCGCGTCGATGACAATCGAAGCGCTGTACGGCATTATCGATGCATTTGACGCGCGCATTCATGAAGCGCGCGGGTTTCCGGAGCAGGCCGAGGTGGCGGAACGAATGCGCCGCTACCTCGCCGGCAGCCAGCTTGCCACAAGGCAAGGGGAGCGGCGCGTGCAAGATGCGTACTCGATCCGCTGCATTCCGCAAGTGCACGGGGCGTCGCTCAGGGCGCTTCGCTATGTGAACGAAACGTTGGAAATCGAAATGAATGCGGCGACCGACAATCCGCTCATTTTTGCCGACGGGGCGGTGCTCTCCGGCGGCAACTTTCACGGCCAGCCGGTGGCGCTCGCCATGGATTTGCTGAAAATTGCGGCGGCGGAACTGGCCAACATCAGTGAGCGCCGCATCGAACGGCTCGTCAATCCGCAGCTGAATGAAGGGTTGCCGCCGTTTTTAAGCCCGGAGCCCGGCTTGCAGTCAGGAGCGATGATCATGCAATATGCCGCTGCTTCGCTCGTATCGGAAAACAAGACGCTCGCCCACCCGGCCAGTGTCGATTCGATCCCGTCATCGGCCAACCAGGAAGACCACGTCAGCATGGGAACGACGGCCGCCCGCCATGCGTACATGATCGTGCAAAACGCAAGAAAGGTGCTGGCGATTGAGCTCATTTGCGCTTTGCAGGCGGTGGAACGGCGCGGCATCGAGCGCATGGCGCCATCAACAAGGCGATTTTACCAAGAGGCGCGCCGCCTCGTTCCGTCGATCGCGGCCGACCGTATGTTTTCCGCCGACATAGAAGCGGCGGACGCTTGGTTGAAAAACAGGGCGACTTGCTCCGGCCGTAGGATAAAGGAGTAA